A stretch of Labrus mixtus chromosome 7, fLabMix1.1, whole genome shotgun sequence DNA encodes these proteins:
- the inka1b gene encoding PAK4-inhibitor inka2: MLCLGDSADCLRDHMQCMMRSLQDLKQINRPRPLSEPCVQSFAVTRLCKQRAQQERLIRLRVSDASEASTYDSACCLASPLEEEEEEEEEEQQHERLTQGSPSSEKSLDVDSGYSEASWHDEGVVLRRTRNVRVSSSACLRTNTGHTGRIRPKSTSDACLERWTSFEASEQEDWTTSLLSRSRNRQPLVLGDNSFADLIKNWMDLPECPEPAELKPSAGRRLAKDILVNMRRRLAGMSKGVEVRMRQADHTRASRTAEASKRMSCPVGLQARKPFFHQSHTGLHQLDTDFYQFTALMKTGSRQPIICNDIIGYI, from the exons ATG ctgtgtttagGAGACTCTGCAGACTGCCTCCGGGACCATATGCAGTGCATGATGAGATCGCTGCAGGACCTGAAACAGATCAACAGGCCCAGGCCACTGAGTGAACCATGTGTCCAGTCCTTCGCCGTCACACGGCTCTGCAAACAGAGGGCACAGCAGGAGCGACTCATCCGTCTACGGGTGTCTGACGCCAGTGAAGCCAGCACATATGACTCTGCCTGCTGCCTGGCCAGCCctctggaggaagaggaggaagaagaagaagaggagcagcagcatgagCGGTTGACTCAAGGCTCCCCGAGCAGTGAGAAAAGTCTGGACGTGGACTCGGGCTACTCTGAGGCTTCCTGGCATGACGAAGGTGTGGTGCTGAGGAGGACCAGAAATGTGCGGGTCTCTTCTTCTGCGTGTCTCCGCACAAACACAGGACACACGGGTAGAATCAGACCCAAATCAACCTCGGACGCTTGCTTGGAGCGGTGGACCTCATTTGAGGCCAGTGAGCAGGAGGACTGGACCACATCCCTGCTGAGCCGCAGCAGGAACAGACAGCCACTGGTTCTTGGAGACAACAGCTTTGCAGACCTCATAAAGAACTGGATGGACTTACCAGAGTGTCCTGAACCAGCAGAACTAAAGCCCAGCGCGGGCAGGCGTCTGGCTAAAGACATTTTGGTGAACATGAGGCGCAGGCTGGCAGGGATGTCTAAAGGTGTGGAGGTCAGGATGAGGCAGGCAGACCACACGAGGGCCAGCAGAACTGCAGAGGCCTCTAAACGGATGTCCTGCCCTGTGGGACTCCAGGCTCGCAAACCTTTCTTCCACCAGTCTCACACAGGCCTGCACCAACTAGACACTGACTTCTACCAGTTCACTGCTCTGATGAAAACAGGCAGCAGACAGCCTATCATATGCAACGACATCATtggatacatttaa